The window AAAACCTTCGGTAAACCGATTTCAGAGCATCAGGCTATTGCTTTTAAGCTGGCCGATATGGCTACACAGATTGAGGCTGCCCGTTTATTGGTATATAAGGCCGCCTGGTTAAAAAGCCAGGGACTTCCGTATACACAGGCTGGCTCGATGGCTAAATTATATGCTTCGAAAGTGGCTATGGATGTAACCATAGAGGCGGTCCAGGTGCATGGTGGTTACGGTTTTGTAAAAGAATACCATGTAGAGCGTTTAATGCGCGATGCAAAAATTACCCAGATTTACGAAGGAACATCTGAAATACAAAAGATGGTGATCTCGAGAGAGGTGATTAGATAGTTCATGGTTATCAGTTGGCAGCTCGAATTGCAAACTGCCAACTGAAAACTGAACTATTCTTTCTCTCCCACAATAGCGCCAAAAACTGCTTTCAGCAGGGCTACAATTATTGCCAGAAAAGCTGCGGAGATAAAACCCGAGGTATTAAAAGAAGTCATCATGTTATCAACCAATAATACCATTAATACGGTGATGATAAACGAAACCAGGCCCAGGGTAAGGAAATTAATCGGAAAGGTTAATAGCCTTAAAATAAAGCCAATTGTAGCGTTGGCCAGGGCAATTAAAATGGAGGCAATAATGGCACTGCCATAGCTATCAATATGTACACCAGGTACTAAGAATCTGGCGCCGATAAAAAAGGCCAGCCCTGTTAATAGTATTTCGATAATAAATCTCATAATTGTTTATTTTTGTGAATGTTAAAGTACTTTTTTAAATATTTAGTCTTGTTTATCGTCGTGTTTTTGGCGATTTCCTGTTCGAATACAAACAACAGGCCAATTATTCAGTTTTCTGGCGATAGTACTTCAATAATAATTAAAAATATTGATGAGGCCAGCCTTTTGCAGGTTAAAAATGCCTATCGGGCTAATGCAGATACAGTTAATATGGTTACAGTGTTACTTAAGCCGGGGGAGCTGGACAGTGTACAAGACGAGCTTGAAGTGCCCGGAAAAATTAACATTGCCGGCGATTCGCTTGTTTTTAATCCCGATAGCTCATTTGTTAAAGGTAACACCTATATGGTAGAAAGTTACATCGGCGTAAAATTTGCCACGGTGGGTAATCTGATCTCAGGTAATGCAAAACAGAACTTACAGGCACAGCGACAAACACTTAGGCGGTAATAATCAGCATAATAATTGCTGCAGGTGTTTGATTTTGTCTAAAAAATTACTACATTTGCATCGTAATCGAAGAAAAGAGAAGGGGACAGTGTCCCCTTTTTCTATGAAATCAGGTTAAAATATGCAGGTAGAAAAGAGAGTTGCAGCCCTCGTAGAGGAAAAAATTGCCGATCGTCCAGAGTTGTTTCTGGTTGATGTGAAAATGTTGCCAAACAATAAATTAATTATCCATGTTGATGGCGATGAAGGCATTAGCATACAGGATTGCGTGGCTATTAGCAGGCACGTTGGTTTTCATCTCGAAGAAGAAAACGCAATAGAGCAGGCTTATAATTTAGAAGTTTCTTCGCCGGGTGTTGGCGAGCCATTAAGGCTTGTTCGCCAATACAGCAAAAATGTTGGCCGTACTTTAGGTATTAAGTTAAAAGATGGCCTGAAAAAAGAAGGTAAACTGCTGGCAGTTACAGAAAATGATTTGCTGATTGAAGAATCGGTAAAAGAAAAAGGGAAAAAGGCGGTAGCGGTTCAAACAACTGTTCCGTTTAATGATATATTAGAAACAAGTGTGTTAATTTCATTTAAGTAAGAATGAGTACTACAACAATTAATTTGATCGACTCTTTTCAAGAGTTCAAAGATTTCAAAAATATAGATCGCCCTACGGTGATCAGTGTGCTGGAAGAGGTTTTTCGTAGCATGTTGCGTAAAAAATACGGAACAGATGAAAACTGTGATGTAATTGTGAACCCGGATAACGGGGACTTGGAGATCTGGAGAACAAGGAAAGTAATGGAAGATGGCTTTTCTGAGGATGATGATTTAGAAATCGAACTTGCTGATGTACACAAACTTGATCCGACTTTAGAAGTTGGTGATGATTATATCGAGCAAATTACTTTAGAAAGTTTCGGTCGTAGGGCAATTTTAGCAGCACGCCAAACACTCGTTTCTAAAGTATTGGAGTTAGAGAAAGATGAAATTTTCAAAAAATATAAAGATCGCGTTGGTGAAATTGTAACCGGCGAGGTTTATCAGGTTTGGAAAAAAGAAACTTTGGTTTTAGATGATGAAGGTAACGAACTTTTAATGCCTAAAACAGAGCAGATCCCAGCTGATTATTTCAAAAAAGGCGATTCTGTAAAAGCAGTAATCTCTAAAGTGGAAATGATCAATGCCAATCCGAAAATTATCATTTCGAGAACTGCGCCTGAGTTTTTACAGCGCTTGTTCGAGCTTGAAGTACCTGAGATTTTTGATGGTTTAATTACCGTTAAGAAAATTGTTCGCGAACCAGGAGAGCGTGCTAAAGTTGCAGTAGAATCGTATGATGACCGTATTGATCCGGTTGGAGCATGTGTGGGTATGAAAGGATCGCGTATCCATGGTATCGTTCGCGAGCTGAAAAACGAAAATATTGATGTGATTAACTTCACAAACAACATCTCATTATATATTACCCGTGCTTTAAGCCCGGCTAAAATCACATCTATTAAATTGGATGATGAAACCAAACATGCATCGGTTTATTTAAAACCAGATCAGGTTTCATTGGCAATCGGACGTGGCGGACATAACATTAAACTGGCTGGTAAATTAACCGGTTACGAGATTGATGTTTACCGTGAAGCTGGAGAAGAAAGCGACGAGGATGTGGATTTAGAAGAATTCTCAGATGAGATTGATAGCTGGATTATTGATGAATTAAAGGCTATCGGGTGCGATACTGCTAAGAGTGTTTTAGCACTTACAGTAGAAGATTTGGTAAAACGCACCGACTTAGAAGAAGAAACCATTAAAGAAGTGGTTCAGATTTTACAGTCAGAATTTGAATAAGTGGTGTAATTGCCAAATAAACACTACTTTTGTTTTATTATAAAAAATAACAGGAGCTAAATGTCAGACGACAAACCAATCATTTTAATTAAAGCTATTAAAGAACTTAATATAGGCATGAGTACGGCCGTTGAGTTTTTAAACAAAAAGGGATTCTCTGCCGAGAAGAGCCCTATGTTTAAACTTACGGGTGAGATGTATAATGCCTTATTGAAAGAGTATCAGGGAGATAAGATCGTAAGAGAAGAAGCCAAACAAATAGTGATTGGTAAAATACGTCGCGACGAGCCTGAAACTGAGAAGCCAGTAGAAGCGCCGAAGAAAAATACCGATTTTGAGAAAAATGAAGAGATTTTAATCAAAAATGCTCAGTCATTTACTTCTCCGGTAGAAAAACCAAAGGTGGTTGAAACACCTAAAGTAGAAACTCCGGCACCAACCCCTGCGGCAGCAGCGCCGGTTGCAGCACCAAAAGCTGAAGAAAAAGCTGATGAAAGCGCTTTACCAGGTGTTAAAATTGTAGGAAAGATCGATTTAAGCGATCTTAATTCAAAAACACGTCCGGTTAAGAAAGAAGAAACTCCTGCACCAGCAGCTCCGGTAGCAGCCGCACCAGTTGCAAAAGCACCAGAGCCAGTTAAACCGGTAGAACAACCTAAAGCAGAAGAAAAACCAGTAGAGGTTAAGAAGGAAGAAACTCCAGCTCCTGCACCAACACCTGCTCCGGTAGCAGCAGCACCAGTTGCAAAAGCACCAGAGCCGGTTAAACCGGTAGAACAACCGAAGGCAGAAGAAAAACCAGCAGATACTAAACCTGTAAGCAACGAGCCCGAAGTAATTAAGGCGCGTACGGTTAAATTAACTGGTCCGAATATTATTGGTAAAATTGTTTTACCAACTACGCCAGATCGCAGAAACGGTCCCGTAGCTTCATCTAGCGATAGTGAAGCAGCTAAACGTAAGCGTAAGCGCAAAAAAACTCCTGGAGCACCAGGTCAGCCAGGCCAACCTGGTGGT is drawn from Pedobacter sp. HDW13 and contains these coding sequences:
- the nusA gene encoding transcription termination factor NusA, with the translated sequence MSTTTINLIDSFQEFKDFKNIDRPTVISVLEEVFRSMLRKKYGTDENCDVIVNPDNGDLEIWRTRKVMEDGFSEDDDLEIELADVHKLDPTLEVGDDYIEQITLESFGRRAILAARQTLVSKVLELEKDEIFKKYKDRVGEIVTGEVYQVWKKETLVLDDEGNELLMPKTEQIPADYFKKGDSVKAVISKVEMINANPKIIISRTAPEFLQRLFELEVPEIFDGLITVKKIVREPGERAKVAVESYDDRIDPVGACVGMKGSRIHGIVRELKNENIDVINFTNNISLYITRALSPAKITSIKLDDETKHASVYLKPDQVSLAIGRGGHNIKLAGKLTGYEIDVYREAGEESDEDVDLEEFSDEIDSWIIDELKAIGCDTAKSVLALTVEDLVKRTDLEEETIKEVVQILQSEFE
- the rimP gene encoding ribosome assembly cofactor RimP, which produces MQVEKRVAALVEEKIADRPELFLVDVKMLPNNKLIIHVDGDEGISIQDCVAISRHVGFHLEEENAIEQAYNLEVSSPGVGEPLRLVRQYSKNVGRTLGIKLKDGLKKEGKLLAVTENDLLIEESVKEKGKKAVAVQTTVPFNDILETSVLISFK
- a CDS encoding phage holin family protein, translated to MRFIIEILLTGLAFFIGARFLVPGVHIDSYGSAIIASILIALANATIGFILRLLTFPINFLTLGLVSFIITVLMVLLVDNMMTSFNTSGFISAAFLAIIVALLKAVFGAIVGEKE